A portion of the Rhinolophus sinicus isolate RSC01 linkage group LG03, ASM3656204v1, whole genome shotgun sequence genome contains these proteins:
- the LOC109454793 gene encoding uncharacterized protein LOC109454793 isoform X1: MEAILASSVTKIISAVSVAASASGAVSGSVMTGLSSVSVVPSSAALGSAVSTMGSLLGIPDVSYLLGTLDVSYLLESPAEALTASPLGAKTAVAVIGGAVAVGAVPVVLGTMGFTGAGIAASSIAAKMMSAAAIANGGGVAAGSLVATLQSVGAGGLSLSTNVILGSAGSALATLLL, from the exons ATGGAAGCCATCTTAGCCTCTAGCGTCACCAAGATAATTTCAGCAGTGAGCGTGGCGGCCAGCGCTAGCGGGGCGGTCTCCGGCAGTGTCATGACTGGACTGTCGTCTGTGTCTGTGG TGCCATCCAGTGCTGCCCTGGGCTCAGCTGTGTCTACCATGGGATCCTTGCTGGGGATACCGGATGTCTCCTACCTACTGGGGACACTGGATGTCTCCTACCTACTAGAATCCCCTGCTGAGGCCTTGACTGCTTCCCCACTTGGAG CCAAGACTGCTGTAGCTGTGATCGGAGGAG CCGTGGCCGTGGGCGCTGTGCCCGTGGTCCTGGGCACCATGGGCTTCACTGGAGCAGGAATTGCAGCCTCCTCCATAGCGGCCAAGATGATGTCAGCCGCCGCCATTGCCAACGGGGGCGGGGTTGCCGCCGGCAGCCTGGTGGCTACTCTGCAGTCCGTGG GAGCGGGTGGACTCTCCCTGTCAACCAATGTCATCCTGGGCTCTGCTGGGTCTGCCCTTGCGACCCTCCTGTTATAG
- the LOC109454771 gene encoding interferon alpha-inducible protein 27-like protein 2 isoform X3 — protein sequence MSDKAIEDGEGLAAEALLQEFQSDEEDEVPQSSSAGSTPGGPPQGPPPGPEGHGSDSKDPPPKDGGRNLSRTAVIVAAGVTTGVVAVGAVPVVLGAMGFTGAGIAASSIAAKMMSSAAIANGGGVAAGSLVATLQSVGAAGLSASSNILLGLTGFSFGGLLGAKATSSSPPPGPSTEAERGPHVGGDSPGPQDDSPPNDKTPASPNCSEKDKK from the exons ATGTCAGATAAAGCCATAGAGGATGGAGAAGGCCTTGCTGCTGAAGCCCTCCTACAGGAGTTCCAGTCAGATG AGGAAGATGAAGTCCCCCAGTCATCCTCTGCTGGTTCTACTCCTGGGGGGCCACCACAGGGGCCCCCTCCGGGGCCAGAGGGACATGGCTCTGACTCCAAAGACCCACCACCCAAAGATGGAGGCAGGAATCTCTCCCGCACTGCAG TCATCGTTGCTGCAGGCGTGACCACAGGAG TCGTGGCTGTGGGTGCTGTGCCCGTGGTGCTGGGAGCCATGGGCTTCACTGGGGCAGGAATCGCAGCCTCCTCTATAGCGGCCAAGATGATGTCAAGCGCCGCCATTGCCAACGGGGGCGGGGTTGCCGCCGGCAGCCTGGTGGCTACTCTGCAGTCCGTGG gGGCGGCTGGACTCTCCGCGTCATCCAACATCCTCCTGGGCTTGACTGGCTTTTCTTTTGGAGGCTTGCTGGGAGCAAAAGcaacctcttcctctcctccccctggaCCCAGTACTGAAGCAGAGAGGGGCCCCCACGTTGGAGGTGACTCTCCAGGGCCTCAGGATGACAGTCCCCCAAATGACAAGACCCCTGCCTCCCCAAATTGTTCAGAGAAGGATAAGAAATAA
- the LOC109454793 gene encoding uncharacterized protein LOC109454793 isoform X2 yields MEAILASSVTKIISAVSVAASASGAVSGSVMTGLSSVSVAKTAVAVIGGAVAVGAVPVVLGTMGFTGAGIAASSIAAKMMSAAAIANGGGVAAGSLVATLQSVGAGGLSLSTNVILGSAGSALATLLL; encoded by the exons ATGGAAGCCATCTTAGCCTCTAGCGTCACCAAGATAATTTCAGCAGTGAGCGTGGCGGCCAGCGCTAGCGGGGCGGTCTCCGGCAGTGTCATGACTGGACTGTCGTCTGTGTCTGTGG CCAAGACTGCTGTAGCTGTGATCGGAGGAG CCGTGGCCGTGGGCGCTGTGCCCGTGGTCCTGGGCACCATGGGCTTCACTGGAGCAGGAATTGCAGCCTCCTCCATAGCGGCCAAGATGATGTCAGCCGCCGCCATTGCCAACGGGGGCGGGGTTGCCGCCGGCAGCCTGGTGGCTACTCTGCAGTCCGTGG GAGCGGGTGGACTCTCCCTGTCAACCAATGTCATCCTGGGCTCTGCTGGGTCTGCCCTTGCGACCCTCCTGTTATAG